Below is a genomic region from Raphanus sativus cultivar WK10039 chromosome 4, ASM80110v3, whole genome shotgun sequence.
TCTCTTAAAGTTTCCAAGAAATACTTTGATCCATTCATCTCCGCTTTTGCCTTTGCAACACTGGTCTCTCCACTTGGATTGCTTCCAATATCAATATCTCTATAATTCAAAAACGCTTCTCTCGGGTTGCTTGACAGTTGACACTTACGGCTCCGCCACACTGAAAAGTTGTCTTATCAAACCCAACCTAGCGTCGTTCCATGTTGTATAGTATAGAAACTTGAACAAGTTTCCTTTCCAGTGAGAAACCCCTGTGGCGGTCGCCAGAATCTCGTTCATCACTCCACCGTAAGGGTTCCAGTGCATCCACACACGGTTGAGGTTCAACATTGTTCTCCAAATCTTCTCATTTCCTTCTTTTGGGATCGGTTTCTTGAGGAAAAGGTAAGTGTAAATAGCGTAGATGTTCCAAAATCTGAAACACTTTGGTGATTCGTAGAAAATAGTACAATGAATTCGTTATATTCAACTTAtatcaattaaattaatttgtagTTAAATTATTACACTAAGATTCCACTgtattccttttttttaatatggagGAATTTATAAGTAAATGTTTTCTATTCAATTTTTATGATAAACAAAGTgaccaaattttaaaatttctatttaatcagtttctcaaataaaaatttgttcaGTTCTTCATCCGTCACATTGAGCATGTTTGAACCttggaaatatattttattttccccaATTTCCCCACAGATATttgaataatctttttttttttatttaacaatatttttttttcggtaaaattatataacaatatttGATATACATTTCAGCTCTAAACACACGATCACcactctgtttcaaaataaCCGCCAACAACACCACCTcatatacaaacataaaacaaccACTCTTAGCTTCTCTCTCACGTAACAGCAAAACTCCGCAATGGCGTCttctctcttcatcttcttcctctctttccTCACACACTTTCTTCCCTTCTCTGTTCTCTCAGCCACAGTACTCGAAGATCTCGCCACTCTCACTCCACCTCCCGACTTCGCCACCACCATCACCACAAACTGCCTCCACAATCCTCTCCTCCGTtactgcaacaacaacaacacttcATCTCCTCAGGACATCGTCGAGATCTTCCGCTCCACGATCGTCGCGAGCCACCTCTGCAACGAGTCCAAAAACCCTAACTGCGTCGACGACGACTCCTTCCCCAAGATCAGAATCCACAGCCGCCCTAAAACCGCCGCGCTCTACCTCTCTTTCGACTTCTTCTGGAAGTACTGTCCTCTCACCGTCCTCGAGATCCAGCTCGTTAACAACTCTCTCGAGACTGAGTTCCCCACGAACGTTCTCTCCTGTGCTCAGGTTCGGACCATCGACCTGAGTTACAACAAGTTATCCGGTTCTCTTCCGGTTCATAGTCTCTCCCGGTTAACGAACTTGACCCGTTTAAATCTCTCTTATAACCGATTCTCGATCTCGGATTCAGAGTTCTTGAAACGGTTTAGCGCAACCAGTTTCGTACATTCCGGTTTGCTTCCAGATGCGAACCGTTACAAGATGAAAGTCTTGTTGATTGTGTTTTCGATAGTGGTGGTGATCCTTCTCTGTTGTTGCTTGGGATGGTTATGTCTCAAAAGACCTGATTACTTGCCAAGAACGTGTCGGAGAAGCAACAACAAGTTCACATCCGCGATGATCGATGCAGCGACCGATGAGTTTTCGGATCAGAGGCTCGTGAGCAAGAGGGATGGAGTGGATATCTACAGAGGAACGTTGAGAGACGGGAGAGAGGCGAAGATCGAGGTGTATACAGAGAAGGTTTCGAAGGAGAAGAGGCGCGAGTTCGAGGAGGAATGCGAGGCGGTTTTTTTGAAGGTGAGACATAAGAACTTGGTGAGGGTTTTGGGTTGGTGTAGTAGCAGAAACTTGAAGGCTTTGGTTACTGAGTGGACCGATGGAGAAAACGTTGAGACTTGGCTAAGTTCTTCGTCGTTGGCTTCGTCGTGGAGAAGGAGGTTAAGAGTTGTTATGGGAGTTGTGGAAGGTGTGTCTTATCTATCGGAACAATGGCCTGAGATTATTTATGATCTAGACACAAGCAGTGTTTTGTTGTCTGGTGATGGTCAAGAACCATTGATTTCTCAATTCAAGATTGGAGATGGAAACAACTCATCAACAAGTAAACACTCTTTTGTTCTTCTTGAAAAGTATatgaatcttttaaaaagattataagcgaagtttgttatttttttttttgtgttattttgCAGATATATTCAAGTTTGGATTgtttcttttggagatgatTACAAATCTGAAACCTGATGAGGAGCAAGAAGATTCAGAAATGAGGTATCTCGAGTATATAAGAGTTCATTGTCCGGGTAATGTAGAGAGAGTGATTGATGAGAAGATGAAGATTGAAAAGAGAACGTTGGAGAAAGTTAAGGAAGCGGTTACACTTGGACTTATGTGTACTGATAAACCACCGTTGAAGCAACCAAGCTTCACGCAGATTTATGACATGGTGGTTTCTTTGCATGAGTCTAGCTCAAGGCATCATTAATAAGATGGTGTAATTAGGTTAGGGTTATTGAAGAACTTTAAGCTttactcttttgttttttgatttttaattgttttatggTTTTGTTAGGGATCTAAAGACATATTTGTATGTTCTATTTTCTTTGTGAAATTGAAGTTTTTTTGATCATTTATTGGATTTTATCAATAGTGGTAGCAGcctaaaaagaaaaactgaaagAAAGCGAAAACCAAAACTTAATTAATCGAAGTTTCTATGATTATCCTACTAATATAATTCCTGAGAGATTTTGCAAGAACTGAAGAAATGATATTTGCAAATGGGCTTTGATAGCTAAAGCTGGTCTAGGCTTTTTCATGGTTTTATGGGTTCACTATACCCGGCCTGGCTGATGCAAACGGGTCAAAAACTTCGGAAGCTTCTGATATCTGAGACAACCGGCCATGAGACTAGTTGGCAAATATAAACATTTCCAATTAAATTTGATAACTACTACGACGTGACTTGTCTGTTTTTTCCCCCATTGAAAA
It encodes:
- the LOC130511145 gene encoding protein NSP-INTERACTING KINASE 2-like, with translation MASSLFIFFLSFLTHFLPFSVLSATVLEDLATLTPPPDFATTITTNCLHNPLLRYCNNNNTSSPQDIVEIFRSTIVASHLCNESKNPNCVDDDSFPKIRIHSRPKTAALYLSFDFFWKYCPLTVLEIQLVNNSLETEFPTNVLSCAQVRTIDLSYNKLSGSLPVHSLSRLTNLTRLNLSYNRFSISDSEFLKRFSATSFVHSGLLPDANRYKMKVLLIVFSIVVVILLCCCLGWLCLKRPDYLPRTCRRSNNKFTSAMIDAATDEFSDQRLVSKRDGVDIYRGTLRDGREAKIEVYTEKVSKEKRREFEEECEAVFLKVRHKNLVRVLGWCSSRNLKALVTEWTDGENVETWLSSSSLASSWRRRLRVVMGVVEGVSYLSEQWPEIIYDLDTSSVLLSGDGQEPLISQFKIGDGNNSSTNIFKFGLFLLEMITNLKPDEEQEDSEMRYLEYIRVHCPGNVERVIDEKMKIEKRTLEKVKEAVTLGLMCTDKPPLKQPSFTQIYDMVVSLHESSSRHH